The Streptomyces sp. Mut1 genome window below encodes:
- a CDS encoding glycerophosphodiester phosphodiesterase encodes MTERAQAAPGRRTVIGAGAAVLTTAALGVTTTAQAADRPGHGGGHRLDLPVPTVIGHRGTSGYRPEHTLGSYQLALDMGAHIIEQDLVPTRDGHLVCRHENDITATTDVSAHPEFANRRTTKSVDGVSLTGWFTEDFTLAELKTLRAKERIPANRQKNTLYDGRWEIPTFEEVLRWADREGRRRGKPVWLYVETKHPTYFRGLGLGLEEPLAGLLRRYNRHRAQSPLILQSFEPGSIRRLSKLVATPRVVLLSDAGTKPWDFEVSGDPRTTDDLVKPAGLKWMASFAQGIGPTLDLIIPKDASGRLGAPTTLVRDAHAQGLILHPYTMRNENTFLPADFRRGTDPNAYGDAFGAFATYFATGIDGIFSDNPDTALLAAADFTAK; translated from the coding sequence ATGACAGAGCGTGCGCAGGCCGCGCCGGGACGACGGACCGTCATCGGAGCGGGGGCGGCGGTGCTCACGACCGCCGCGCTGGGCGTCACCACAACGGCCCAGGCGGCCGACAGGCCGGGCCACGGCGGCGGCCACCGCCTGGACCTGCCGGTCCCGACGGTCATCGGCCACCGGGGCACCAGCGGCTACCGCCCCGAACACACGCTGGGCTCCTACCAGCTCGCGCTCGACATGGGCGCGCACATCATCGAGCAGGACCTCGTGCCCACCCGTGACGGCCATCTCGTATGCCGTCACGAGAACGACATCACCGCCACCACCGACGTCTCCGCGCACCCCGAGTTCGCGAACCGCAGGACGACGAAGTCCGTCGACGGCGTGTCCCTCACCGGCTGGTTCACCGAGGACTTCACCCTCGCCGAACTGAAGACGCTGCGCGCCAAGGAGCGCATCCCGGCCAACCGCCAGAAGAACACCCTCTACGACGGCCGCTGGGAGATCCCCACCTTCGAGGAGGTCCTGCGCTGGGCCGACCGCGAGGGCCGGCGCCGGGGCAAGCCGGTCTGGCTGTACGTCGAGACCAAGCACCCCACCTACTTCCGGGGCCTCGGCCTCGGCCTGGAGGAGCCGCTCGCCGGGCTGCTGCGCCGCTACAACCGTCACCGGGCGCAGTCGCCGCTGATCCTCCAGTCCTTCGAGCCCGGCAGCATCCGGCGCCTGTCGAAGCTCGTCGCCACCCCGCGCGTCGTGCTGCTGTCCGACGCGGGCACGAAGCCCTGGGACTTCGAGGTGTCCGGCGACCCGCGCACCACCGACGACCTGGTGAAGCCGGCCGGCCTGAAGTGGATGGCCTCCTTCGCGCAGGGCATCGGCCCCACCCTGGACCTGATCATCCCCAAGGACGCGTCGGGCCGGCTCGGCGCACCGACCACCCTGGTCCGCGACGCCCACGCGCAGGGCCTCATCCTGCACCCGTACACCATGCGCAACGAGAACACCTTCCTGCCCGCCGACTTCCGGCGCGGTACGGACCCCAACGCGTACGGCGACGCGTTCGGCGCCTTCGCCACGTACTTCGCGACCGGGATCGACGGGATCTTCTCCGACAACCCGGACACGGCGCTGCTCGCGGCGGCGGACTTCACCGCGAAGTAG
- a CDS encoding methionine ABC transporter ATP-binding protein, translating to MITTTGLTKVYRSRDREVTALDGVDLHVREGEVYGVIGRSGAGKSSLIRCVNLLERPTSGTVTVAGQDLTALAGRGRRAGKELREARSRIGMVFQHFNLLASRTVQRNVELPLEILGVTGRERSRKALELLDLVGLADKAKSYPGQLSGGQKQRVGIARALAGDPKVLLSDEATSALDPETTRSILQLLRDLNQQLGLTVLLITHEMDVVKTICDSAALMRNGRVVESGTVGELLATPGSELAHELFPVGGAASGPDRTVVDVTFHGDAAARPVISQLSRTYNIDISILGAAMDTVGGRQIGRMRIELPGRFEENVVPIGFLREQGLQAEPVDEPGTAPVPAPAPLTKEVAK from the coding sequence GTGATCACCACGACGGGCCTCACCAAGGTCTACCGGTCGCGCGACCGCGAGGTCACCGCCCTGGACGGCGTCGACCTGCACGTCCGCGAGGGCGAGGTGTACGGCGTCATCGGCAGGAGCGGCGCCGGCAAGTCCTCCCTCATCCGCTGCGTCAACCTCCTGGAGCGCCCCACCTCCGGCACCGTGACCGTGGCCGGCCAGGACCTCACCGCCCTCGCGGGCCGGGGCCGCCGCGCCGGCAAGGAACTGCGCGAGGCGCGCAGCCGCATCGGGATGGTCTTCCAGCACTTCAACCTGCTGGCATCGCGCACCGTCCAGCGCAACGTCGAACTCCCGCTGGAGATCCTCGGCGTCACCGGCCGCGAACGGTCCCGCAAGGCACTCGAACTCCTCGACCTGGTCGGCCTCGCCGACAAGGCCAAGTCCTACCCGGGCCAGCTCTCCGGCGGCCAGAAGCAGCGCGTCGGCATCGCCCGCGCACTCGCCGGCGACCCCAAGGTGCTCCTCTCCGACGAGGCGACCTCCGCTCTGGACCCCGAGACCACCCGCTCCATCCTCCAGCTGCTGCGCGACCTCAACCAGCAGCTCGGCCTCACCGTCCTGCTCATCACGCACGAGATGGACGTCGTCAAGACGATCTGCGACTCCGCCGCGCTGATGCGCAACGGGCGCGTCGTCGAGTCCGGCACCGTCGGCGAACTGCTCGCCACCCCCGGTTCCGAACTGGCCCACGAGCTGTTCCCCGTCGGCGGCGCCGCCTCCGGACCCGACCGCACGGTGGTCGACGTCACCTTCCACGGCGACGCCGCCGCCCGCCCGGTGATCTCGCAGCTCTCCCGTACGTACAACATCGACATCTCGATCCTGGGCGCCGCCATGGACACCGTCGGCGGCAGGCAGATCGGCCGCATGCGCATCGAGCTGCCCGGACGGTTCGAGGAGAACGTCGTCCCGATCGGCTTCCTGCGCGAGCAGGGTCTTCAGGCCGAGCCGGTCGACGAACCCGGCACCGCACCCGTACCCGCCCCCGCACCGCTCACCAAGGAGGTGGCGAAGTGA
- a CDS encoding GNAT family N-acetyltransferase: MGMSVIISAADAQDAEEILKLQYLCFQSEAELYGNYRIDPLVQTLDSVRAEIAESLVYVARLGDEVVGSVRGSTDPEGTGRIGRLCVHPRLRGHGLGARLLRAAEAGLADQRAATRFRLHTGHRSESNLRLYQRAGYAAVGNTTGEDGVMMILLEKEAQAPAAYVASA, encoded by the coding sequence ATGGGCATGAGCGTGATCATCTCGGCGGCGGACGCGCAGGACGCCGAAGAGATTCTGAAGCTTCAGTACCTCTGTTTCCAGAGCGAGGCGGAGCTGTACGGGAATTACCGCATCGACCCGCTCGTCCAGACCCTCGACTCGGTGCGCGCCGAGATCGCGGAGAGCCTGGTGTACGTGGCGCGGCTCGGCGACGAGGTCGTCGGCTCGGTGCGCGGATCGACGGACCCGGAGGGCACGGGCCGGATCGGCAGGCTCTGCGTCCACCCCCGGCTGCGCGGCCACGGCCTCGGCGCCCGGCTGCTGCGGGCGGCGGAAGCGGGCCTCGCCGACCAGCGCGCGGCCACCCGCTTCCGGCTGCACACCGGCCACCGCAGCGAGAGCAACCTGCGGCTCTACCAGCGTGCGGGGTACGCCGCCGTCGGCAACACCACCGGCGAGGACGGGGTCATGATGATCCTGCTGGAGAAGGAAGCGCAGGCACCGGCCGCCTACGTGGCCAGCGCTTAG
- a CDS encoding lysophospholipid acyltransferase family protein: MSRLALIKAVLGPILRLMFRPRMEGIENIPGTGPVILAGNHLTFIDSMIMPICCDRPVFFIGKDEYVTGKGLKGRLMAWFFTGVGMIPVDRDGGRGGVAALMTGRRILEEGRAFAIYPEGTRSPDGRLYRGRTGIARLTLMTGAPVVPFAMIGTDKLQPGGSGLPRPGKVTVRFGEPMEFSRYEGMDRDRYVLRAVTDSVMAEVMRLSGQEYVDMYATKAKAA, translated from the coding sequence TTGTCCCGACTCGCACTCATCAAGGCAGTGCTCGGACCGATCCTGCGCCTGATGTTCCGTCCTCGGATGGAAGGCATCGAGAACATCCCGGGGACCGGGCCGGTGATCCTGGCGGGCAACCATCTGACGTTCATCGACTCGATGATCATGCCGATCTGCTGCGACCGGCCGGTGTTCTTCATCGGCAAGGACGAGTACGTCACGGGCAAGGGGCTCAAGGGCCGCCTGATGGCCTGGTTCTTCACGGGCGTGGGCATGATCCCGGTGGACCGCGACGGCGGGCGCGGCGGGGTCGCGGCGCTGATGACGGGCCGCCGGATCCTGGAGGAGGGCAGGGCCTTCGCGATCTACCCGGAGGGCACCCGCTCCCCCGACGGCCGGCTCTACCGGGGCCGTACGGGCATCGCGCGGCTGACGCTGATGACGGGCGCGCCGGTGGTGCCGTTCGCGATGATCGGCACGGACAAGCTCCAGCCGGGCGGCTCGGGTCTGCCCCGGCCGGGCAAGGTCACGGTGCGCTTCGGTGAGCCGATGGAGTTCTCCCGCTACGAGGGCATGGACCGCGACCGCTACGTGCTGCGGGCGGTGACGGACTCGGTGATGGCCGAGGTGATGCGGCTGTCCGGCCAGGAGTACGTCGACATGTACGCCACGAAGGCGAAGGCGGCCTGA